CTAATTCAGGGAAGCATAAGTATAGATATAAGCGTTAAATACAAAAAAAGGGTTGAATCCTATGGCAAACGAGCAACATTGGCATCTACTCAAGAAAGGTGTAGAAGTTTGGAATGAGTGGAGAAACCAGTACCCTGAAATAGTACCCGATTTGAGTGAAGCACAACTACATCAGGAAGACCTTGGCGGTGTTAACCTGATCGGCGCTGATTTGCGCTTTTGCGATCTCAGTGGCGCGAATTTGATGGGTGCAAATTTACATTCTTCCGATCTAAGTAACGCTAATTTGAGCGAAGCATATCTAAGCAATGCTAATTTATTTGAGGCTAATCTTTGCGAAGCAATTCTCCGAGAAGCTTACCTTTTTGAAGCAAATTTAGGACGGGTAAACTTAAATGGTGCCGATCTGCAATGGGTATATTTAGGGCAAGCAGATTTGTCTGGAACTTACATGATCGAAGCAAATTTGTACGAAGCAGATTTGCGGGGAGCATACTTAATTGGTACTAATTTAAGTGATGCCAATTTGCAGAGAGCAAACCTGAGCGGTGCCGATATACAAGCAGCAGATTTACGACGAGCTAATTTAGCAGGAGCAAATTTAATTGGGGCTAGATTAATCAGGACAAATTTTGAACAAGCAAACTTAACTGGTTGTGCGATTTACGGCATCTCTTGTTGGGAATTAAATCTGTTGGCAGCAAATCAGTCGAATTTGGCGATCGCAAATCCTACGCAAATAACAGACCCCAGAGCGATCGGTACTAATGATATTAGCGTAGATAATCTAGAAATCGCACAGTTCGTTTATTTGTTACTCAATCATAAAAAAATCCGCCAAACCCTCGATGGTGATTCGGAAATAGTACTAATACTAGGTAATTTTAATTCTCCAGAGCGGCAAGATATCTTAGCTACGATCCGAAATAAGCTTCATTTTCGCGCCTACTTACCAATAGTATTTGATTTAAATAAACCTGTTCAATCTGATTTAACAGAAACTATTTCTTGCTTGGCTAAAATGGCTCGATTCACCATCGTCGATCTTACCGATGTTAAAAACATTGGCGAACAATTAGAGGAGCTTTTTTCTCAATTAAAACGAGTGCCAGTACAGCCATTATTACAAGCAAACGCCAAGGATATTCCGATATTGAAAGATTTACAGAAATATCCCTGGATATTAGAAACCTACCAATATAAAGATTTGGCAGATCTGAGTCATTCTTTAACGGAAAATTTAATTAATCTAGCAGTAAATAAAGCCAAAGAATTATCAACCTATTCATGAAAACTTTTAGCCTCATCTATTGATATAGATGAGGCTAGAATGTAATAAACGGCTAGCACTAAAAGAGCGGTACGATCGACACCTGTTCACAAACGATGAAAATGCTTACTGTTACTATACGGGCTGTTTCCTTTTCTCGTTTTTCGATCGCCAAAACTTCCAACCGCCAGGTAGAACAGAATATAAAGAACTGTAAAATGAGGGATGTTTCATCATACGTATTGATGGGCTACCGCAGCTTCCACAGCGGCTTGAGTCGCTACATCCATAAACCGCAAAGAGAGCGTTTTACCCAAAGCTGCGGCTCGTCTCAATCCAGCAATCAAACATTTAACTCCATCCTCTTGTACGTTGTCTACCCATAACAGATCGACAACTACAGTATCGGTGGTTAGTTCCAGCGCTTGCTCTAATGCTTTTGTAAAAGCTGGACTGCTGGTGCTATCAAGGCAACCATTTGGTCTGAGGACAACTGTACGAGGTCGTCCAGTTTCTACTGAGCGGACTAAATTCGGGAAATTAGACATTAAGTCCATGAGGGGTTCCATAGGAAGCTCCAGGACGCGGTAAAGGAGATGCAAAATAAAGGTGAGTGCCTCGAAATTATAACTGCTCTGAGAAACTTAGCTAAACCTAGTCAAATCTAGTTAACTAATTTAGGGTTCTCTTTGGCATTTTATCCAAGGTGGTCGGCAATTTCTTGTTTACAGGCATAAATTCAGGTCAAGCCGACCTTGCGACCTTACTCTTATAGAGTGAAGCAAAATTAAGAGATTTGGTTTGCGATCGGTCACATTCAACCTATGATTTAAATCACATAGGCTAATTAGGTAGGGAAAATGGGAGATAAAAGGTTGGAGCAAGAATAAAAAGGGGAATTACTGAATTTC
The Leptolyngbyaceae cyanobacterium DNA segment above includes these coding regions:
- a CDS encoding pentapeptide repeat-containing protein, which encodes MANEQHWHLLKKGVEVWNEWRNQYPEIVPDLSEAQLHQEDLGGVNLIGADLRFCDLSGANLMGANLHSSDLSNANLSEAYLSNANLFEANLCEAILREAYLFEANLGRVNLNGADLQWVYLGQADLSGTYMIEANLYEADLRGAYLIGTNLSDANLQRANLSGADIQAADLRRANLAGANLIGARLIRTNFEQANLTGCAIYGISCWELNLLAANQSNLAIANPTQITDPRAIGTNDISVDNLEIAQFVYLLLNHKKIRQTLDGDSEIVLILGNFNSPERQDILATIRNKLHFRAYLPIVFDLNKPVQSDLTETISCLAKMARFTIVDLTDVKNIGEQLEELFSQLKRVPVQPLLQANAKDIPILKDLQKYPWILETYQYKDLADLSHSLTENLINLAVNKAKELSTYS